In Macrobrachium rosenbergii isolate ZJJX-2024 chromosome 4, ASM4041242v1, whole genome shotgun sequence, one genomic interval encodes:
- the Arc1 gene encoding uncharacterized protein Arc1: MAHLGNIAAYDKSEDFEDYVERFDQFCLANDITEEDKKRAVFLSAVGAPTYGLLKTLLAPNKPSSRTYRELTELLKNHLHPKPILIAERFKFYNRKQRPGESITDYATEQRKLAETCQFGAFQEEVLRDLFVIGLANRSAQRKLLSEQELDLKKAFSIALSQEMADENVTKIQGQTQEVKKVVGPKASLLECYRCGKTNHKADVCFHKDTECNGCHKRTPS, from the coding sequence ATGGCGCATTTGGGTAATATAGCAGCATATGACAAATCCGAGGACTTTGAAGATTATGTCGAAAGGTTTGATCAGTTCTGCTTAGCAAATGACATAACAGAGGAAGATAAGAAACGGGCAGTTTTCTTGAGCGCCGTTGGCGCTCCTACATATGGACTTCTGAAAACATTGCTTGCCCCTAATAAGCCCTCATCAAGGACTTATCGAGAACTTACTGAGCTTTTGAAAAATCACCTCCACCCAAAACCCATCCTGATAGCTGAACGTTTCAAGTTTTACAATAGGAAACAACGTCCAGGAGAATCCATCACTGATTACGCAACGGAGCAACGGAAATTGGCGGAAACATGTCAGTTTGGTGCTTTTCAAGAGGAAGTTTTAAGAGACTTGTTTGTTATTGGATTGGCCAACCGCTCGGCACAGAGGAAACTATTAAGTGAACAGGAGCTTGACTTAAAGAAAGCATTTTCGATTGCGCTAAGTCAGGAAATGGCGGATGAAAACGTCACGAAGATTCAGGGTCAAACTCAGGAGGTAAAAAAAGTTGTTGGGCCGAAAGCTTCTCTCCTTGAGTGTTACCGTTGCGGGAAGACAAACCATAAGGCTGATGTTTGTTtccataaggatactgagtgtaATGGGTGTCATAAAAGGACACCTTCGTAG